One genomic window of Branchiostoma floridae strain S238N-H82 chromosome 4, Bfl_VNyyK, whole genome shotgun sequence includes the following:
- the LOC118413463 gene encoding zinc transporter 1-like isoform X2 — MGRYNGKTCRLMTLIVLTGLFFVVEITVGYVTNSMALVADSFHCLSDMVSLIVGLSAMRFSKKRVVHLNTFGWVRAEVLGGLVNCIFLLALCFSILVESFKRLIMPELVESPLLMVIIGGVSLAFYLFGMGLLRGLMVGKHGHLHTADSPTGQDTAAQTGKDNVPSRELVSETDSGYDVDQTVDPDNRRDSDAQLARHGSHSSINSDMGNSACRPQDNAIADATQMNLRGVFLHVLGDALSSLIIVVNALIIMYVQGDWTKYCDPVLSILMVVIIIATTVPLLRQSGSILLQSVPPSVRMKKLRTKLQQIVGIVSIHELHVWPLTGEKIVATLHVVFLSPLNYLEICREIKDLFHDEGIHSTTIQPEFSQGVGSSCHCLLDCNRTCSPNQCCTTDTDKQLGAPDKASLRRVLFPCLGHPEDDALIQPGDAGRRPSLNEHISPDQASLPQDSTNPSSDAVSSDQQSRSSNCMDQSSAASISLSGYSDSRFSVVTNNSNNSAVVADSTTEADGVPVVSSLPCLGMQQTNLSPPTSMLEMVQSSPDLHDTISTNSDFGDTKCSNTGGSPSSESLKYKHIVSPKNIRPGQMHGIRHVKSVDHLEESIKEDAMGLRNAKSAHFGVAESTRNRFKGVQHKVQLHGYDNGSKTESSA, encoded by the exons ATGGGACGCTACAATGGGAAAACCTGCCGTCTTATGACGCTGATCGTCCTTACCGGACTCTTCTTCGTGGTGGAGATTACAGTTGGTTACGTGACTAATTCCATGGCACTAGTCGCAGACTCTTTCCACTGTCTGTCAGACATGGTGTCCCTGATAGTAGGCCTGTCTGCCATGAGG TTCTCCAAGAAGAGAGTGGTGCACCTGAACACGTTTGGCTGGGTGCGAGCAGAAGTGCTGGGAGGGTTGGTGAACTGTATCTTCCTGCTGGCCCTGTGCTTCTCCATCCTGGTCGAGTCCTTCAAGCGGCTCATCATGCCTGAACTTGTGGAGAGTCCACTTCTCATGGTCATCATCGGGGGAGTTTCACTGGCCTTCTACCTCTTTGGGATGGGTCTTCTCAGGG GCCTTATGGTGGGCAAACATGGTCACCTCCACACTGCAGACAGCCCAACAGGACAGGACACGGCTGCACAGACCGGTAAAGATAATGTACCCTCAAGAGAGCTGGTGTCTGAGACTGACTCTGGATATGACGTGGACCAAACCGTGGACCCTGATAACAG AAGAGACAGTGATGCCCAGTTGGCCAGACATGGGTCCCACTCCAGTATTAACTCAGACATGGGCAACTCTGCTTGCAGACCACAGGACAATG CTATAGCAGATGCCACACAGATGAACCTGCGGGGTGTGTTCCTGCATGTGCTGGGCGACGCCCTGTCCTCCCTCATCATTGTTGTGAATGCACTAATCATCATGTATGTGCAGGGAGACTGGACCAAGTACTGTGACCCTGTCCTCAG CATCCTAATGGTGGTCATCATCATCGCTACAACTGTGCCTCTGT TGAGACAGTCAGGGTCCATCCTCCTGCAGTCGGTGCCACCCAGTGTCAGAATGAAGAAACTCAGAACCAAGCTACAGCAG aTTGTTGGTATTGTGAGCATCCATGAGTTACACGTGTGGCCGCTGACCGGTGAGAAGATTGTGGCCACGCTCCACGTGGTGTTCCTGTCCCCGCTAAACTACCTGGAGATCTGCCGTGAGATCAAGGACCTGTTTCATGATGAAGGGATTCACTCCACAACCATTCAGCCTGAGTTCTCACAG gGTGTTGGGAGCAGTTGCCATTGTCTCCTGGACTGTAACAGAACCTGTAGTCCAAACCAGTGCTGCacaacagacacagacaaacagtTAGGTGCGCCGGACAAGGCGTCCCTCAGGAGAGTCCTGTTCCCCTGTCTGGGTCACCCTGAGGATGATGCACTCATCCAGCCAGGGGATGCTGGGAGGAGACCATCGCTGAACGAG CACATATCTCCTGACCAAGCCAGCCTTCCCCAAGACTCTACTAACCCTTCCTCTGATGCTGTGAGCTCTGACCAGCAGTCCAGGTCCTCTAACTGCATGGACCAATCTTCTGCTGCAAGTATCTCACTGAGTGGGTATAGCGATAGCAGGTTTTCTGTGGTGACTAACAATTCTAACAATTCAGCAGTGGTGGCAGACTCCACCACTGAAGCTGACGGGGTGCCTGTCGTTTCCTCCCTTCCTTGCTTGGGGATGCAGCAAACTAACCTGTCCCCTCCCACCTCAATGCTGGAAATGGTGCAGTCCTCTCCTGACTTACATGACACCATCTCTACTAACAGTGACTTTGGAGATACCAAGTGCTCCAACACAGGGGGGTCTCCATCATCAGAGAGCTTGAAATACAAACATATTGTATCGCCCAAGAATATCAGGCCAGGGCAAATGCATGGCATCAGACATGTAAAATCAGTAGACCACCTTGAGGAATCTATAAAGGAAGATGCAATGGGCTTAAGAAATGCCAAGTCTGCTCATTTTGGTGTAGCTGAGAGCACAAGGAACAGGTTTAAGGGTGTACAACATAAGGTTCAGTTGCATGGATATGACAATGGCAGTAAGACGGAATCTTCCGCTTag
- the LOC118413463 gene encoding zinc transporter 1-like isoform X1 — MGRYNGKTCRLMTLIVLTGLFFVVEITVGYVTNSMALVADSFHCLSDMVSLIVGLSAMRFSKKRVVHLNTFGWVRAEVLGGLVNCIFLLALCFSILVESFKRLIMPELVESPLLMVIIGGVSLAFYLFGMGLLRGLMVGKHGHLHTADSPTGQDTAAQTGKDNVPSRELVSETDSGYDVDQTVDPDNRRDSDAQLARHGSHSSINSDMGNSACRPQDNAIADATQMNLRGVFLHVLGDALSSLIIVVNALIIMYVQGDWTKYCDPVLSILMVVIIIATTVPLLRQSGSILLQSVPPSVRMKKLRTKLQQIVGIVSIHELHVWPLTGEKIVATLHVVFLSPLNYLEICREIKDLFHDEGIHSTTIQPEFSQGVGSSCHCLLDCNRTCSPNQCCTTDTDKQLGAPDKASLRRVLFPCLGHPEDDALIQPGDAGRRPSLNEQHISPDQASLPQDSTNPSSDAVSSDQQSRSSNCMDQSSAASISLSGYSDSRFSVVTNNSNNSAVVADSTTEADGVPVVSSLPCLGMQQTNLSPPTSMLEMVQSSPDLHDTISTNSDFGDTKCSNTGGSPSSESLKYKHIVSPKNIRPGQMHGIRHVKSVDHLEESIKEDAMGLRNAKSAHFGVAESTRNRFKGVQHKVQLHGYDNGSKTESSA, encoded by the exons ATGGGACGCTACAATGGGAAAACCTGCCGTCTTATGACGCTGATCGTCCTTACCGGACTCTTCTTCGTGGTGGAGATTACAGTTGGTTACGTGACTAATTCCATGGCACTAGTCGCAGACTCTTTCCACTGTCTGTCAGACATGGTGTCCCTGATAGTAGGCCTGTCTGCCATGAGG TTCTCCAAGAAGAGAGTGGTGCACCTGAACACGTTTGGCTGGGTGCGAGCAGAAGTGCTGGGAGGGTTGGTGAACTGTATCTTCCTGCTGGCCCTGTGCTTCTCCATCCTGGTCGAGTCCTTCAAGCGGCTCATCATGCCTGAACTTGTGGAGAGTCCACTTCTCATGGTCATCATCGGGGGAGTTTCACTGGCCTTCTACCTCTTTGGGATGGGTCTTCTCAGGG GCCTTATGGTGGGCAAACATGGTCACCTCCACACTGCAGACAGCCCAACAGGACAGGACACGGCTGCACAGACCGGTAAAGATAATGTACCCTCAAGAGAGCTGGTGTCTGAGACTGACTCTGGATATGACGTGGACCAAACCGTGGACCCTGATAACAG AAGAGACAGTGATGCCCAGTTGGCCAGACATGGGTCCCACTCCAGTATTAACTCAGACATGGGCAACTCTGCTTGCAGACCACAGGACAATG CTATAGCAGATGCCACACAGATGAACCTGCGGGGTGTGTTCCTGCATGTGCTGGGCGACGCCCTGTCCTCCCTCATCATTGTTGTGAATGCACTAATCATCATGTATGTGCAGGGAGACTGGACCAAGTACTGTGACCCTGTCCTCAG CATCCTAATGGTGGTCATCATCATCGCTACAACTGTGCCTCTGT TGAGACAGTCAGGGTCCATCCTCCTGCAGTCGGTGCCACCCAGTGTCAGAATGAAGAAACTCAGAACCAAGCTACAGCAG aTTGTTGGTATTGTGAGCATCCATGAGTTACACGTGTGGCCGCTGACCGGTGAGAAGATTGTGGCCACGCTCCACGTGGTGTTCCTGTCCCCGCTAAACTACCTGGAGATCTGCCGTGAGATCAAGGACCTGTTTCATGATGAAGGGATTCACTCCACAACCATTCAGCCTGAGTTCTCACAG gGTGTTGGGAGCAGTTGCCATTGTCTCCTGGACTGTAACAGAACCTGTAGTCCAAACCAGTGCTGCacaacagacacagacaaacagtTAGGTGCGCCGGACAAGGCGTCCCTCAGGAGAGTCCTGTTCCCCTGTCTGGGTCACCCTGAGGATGATGCACTCATCCAGCCAGGGGATGCTGGGAGGAGACCATCGCTGAACGAG CAGCACATATCTCCTGACCAAGCCAGCCTTCCCCAAGACTCTACTAACCCTTCCTCTGATGCTGTGAGCTCTGACCAGCAGTCCAGGTCCTCTAACTGCATGGACCAATCTTCTGCTGCAAGTATCTCACTGAGTGGGTATAGCGATAGCAGGTTTTCTGTGGTGACTAACAATTCTAACAATTCAGCAGTGGTGGCAGACTCCACCACTGAAGCTGACGGGGTGCCTGTCGTTTCCTCCCTTCCTTGCTTGGGGATGCAGCAAACTAACCTGTCCCCTCCCACCTCAATGCTGGAAATGGTGCAGTCCTCTCCTGACTTACATGACACCATCTCTACTAACAGTGACTTTGGAGATACCAAGTGCTCCAACACAGGGGGGTCTCCATCATCAGAGAGCTTGAAATACAAACATATTGTATCGCCCAAGAATATCAGGCCAGGGCAAATGCATGGCATCAGACATGTAAAATCAGTAGACCACCTTGAGGAATCTATAAAGGAAGATGCAATGGGCTTAAGAAATGCCAAGTCTGCTCATTTTGGTGTAGCTGAGAGCACAAGGAACAGGTTTAAGGGTGTACAACATAAGGTTCAGTTGCATGGATATGACAATGGCAGTAAGACGGAATCTTCCGCTTag
- the LOC118413271 gene encoding DNA-directed RNA polymerases I, II, and III subunit RPABC5, whose protein sequence is MHFGTTPRRERERASVGSTVWNTFWSDFAALFPQTNTLVSPLPESEMIIPIRCFTCGKVIGNKWEWYLGLLQADYTEGDALDALGLKRYCCRRMLLSHVDLIEKLLNYAPLEKA, encoded by the exons ATGCATTTCGGTACTACTCccaggagagagagagagagagcaagcGTGGGCTCGACTGTGTGGAACACGTTTTGGTCAGATTTTGCCGCCCTCTTcccacaaacaaacactttAG TTTCGCCATTACCCGAGTCGGAGATGATCATCCCAATCCGCTGCTTCACCTGTGGGAAGGTGATCGGGAACAAGTGGGAGTGGTACCTGGGCCTTCTACAGGCTGACTACACAGAAGG TGATGCCTTGGATGCCCTTGGACTGAAGAGATACTGCTGTAGACGGATGTTGCTGTCACATGTGGACCTCATTGAGAAGTTACTCAACTATGCGCCACTGGAGAAGGCGTGA
- the LOC118413268 gene encoding zinc transporter 1-like — protein sequence MGRYTGKTCRLICMLTLTFSFFLVEIVVGYVTNSMALVADSFHMLSDVVSLIVGLGAVRISRVKTSKNTFGWARAEVLGALVNAVFLAALCFSILVESIQRLIEIEEITDPILILIVGGAGLFINLIGLFLFHGHGHGHSHGGGGHGHSHGGHGEDSSDGGEEEDLMVTVGSNGSSNIIANGDVDSKDGKQKTKEVASSAQLNMRGVFLHVLGDALGSVVVMISATIIWQAEGAWKYYVDPAMSIGMVIIIMSTTFPLLKESGLILLQTVPPHLKMDALKKKLIEQVDGVLAVHEFHIWQLAGNRIIASAHIKVRNLADYMLIAEKIKEFFHNEGIHSTTIQPEFVEPYDEMFLNANLSQSDACFLTCAPEKNCLTKTCCGKPGLEANKDVRQRNGRGVENDVVNDPVMVRVVTSNSQTVRPGDVRLAEGVDGSDSHHSIVSVESSL from the exons ATGGGGCGCTACACGGGAAAGACATGCCGTCTGATCTGCATgctgaccctgaccttcagTTTCTTCCTGGTGGAGATCGTCGTGGGTTATGTGACCAACTCCATGGCGCTGGTGGCCGACTCCTTCCACATGTTGTCGGATGTGGTGTCGCTGATTGTTGGGTTAGGTGCTGTCAGG atatcAAGGGTAAAAACGTCCAAGAACACCTTTGGCTGGGCGCGAGCAGAAGTCCTGGGTGCCTTGGTCAACGCTGTGTTCCTGGCAGCTCTGTGCTTCTCCATCCTGGTCGAGTCCATTCAGAGACTTATTG agaTTGAGGAGATCACTGACCCAATACTGATCCTGATCGTGGGTGGGGCAGGACTCTTCATCAACCTCATTGGTCTCTTCCTCTTCCATG GACATGGACATGGCCACAGTCATGGTGGTGGTGGCCACGGGCACAGCCACGGTGGGCATGGAGAGGACAGCAGTGATGGTGGTGAGGAGGAGGACCTGATGGTGACTGTTGGGAGCAATGGGAGCAGCAATATTATTGCTAATGGAGATGTGGACTCCAAAGATGGCAAGCAAAAGACGAAGGAAGTTG CCTCCAGTGCCCAGCTGAACATGCGGGGAGTGTTCCTGCATGTGCTGGGTGATGCCCTGGGTTCTGTGGTGGTCATGATcagtgctaccatcatctggcAGGCAGAGGGGGCCTGGAAGTACTATGTCGACCCTGCCATGAG TATTGGAATGGTGATCATCATCATGTCAACAACCTTCCCACTGT TGAAGGAATCAGGGCTCATCCTCCTGCAGACTGTTCCCCCTCACCTCAAAATGGATGCTCTCAAGAAGAAGCTGATAGAGCAG GTGGACGGAGTCTTGGCGGTTCATGAGTTCCACATCTGGCAGCTGGCAGGGAACCGCATCATCGCCTCCGCACACATCAAGGTGCGCAACCTGGCCGACTACATGCTCATCGCTGAGAAGATCAAGGAGTTCTTCCACAACGAGGGCATCCATTCCACCACCATACAGCCTGAGTTTGTGGAG CCATATGACGAGATGTTCCTGAATGCCAACTTGTCTCAGTCCGACGCCTGTTTCCTTACCTGTGCACCTGAGAAAAACTGCCTGACTAAGACCTGCTGTGGGAAACCTGGCTTGGAAGCCAACAAAGACGTCAGACAGAGGAATGGTAGAGGGGTGGAGAACGATGTCGTGAACGACCCTGTGATGGTTCGTGTGGTCACGTCCAACAGCCAGACGGTCAGGCCAGGCGATGTTAGACTAGCAGAAGGGGTAGATGGGAGCGACAGTCATCACAGTATCGTATCTGTGGAGAGCTCTCTATAG
- the LOC118413270 gene encoding transcription elongation factor A protein 1-like has translation MQASLSTECRKVRPSCPETLTQEEPRTEDKCTECRNVRPSCPETLTQEEPRTEDKCTEGSGNEPPRLDGVRERCRQLLVQALETGTHNVQLVTDLVTSIEDHIFCEFKNTGTKYKNRVRSRAANLKDPRNPELRRRLIQGEITPQQMATMSAQEMASDEVKKFRRQVSEESIQRRQVPHADGTMTDMFKCENCGRENCCYNQYRGFSADGPIASPFVFCMDCGNRWKFF, from the exons ATGCAAGCATCCTTGTCCACAGAATGTAGGAAAGTCAGGCCAAGTTGCCCTGAAACATTGACTCAGGAAGAACCAAGGACTGAGGACAAGTGTACAGAATGTAGGAATGTCAGGCCAAGTTGCCCTGAAACATTGACTCAGGAAGAACCAAGGACTGAGGACAAGTGTACAGAAGGTTCAGGAAACGAGCCACCAAGGTTGGACGGAGTCAGGGAAAGATGCAGACAACTGCTGGTACAGGCCTTGGAGACAGGAACACATAATGTGCAGCTGGTGACAGATCTGGTGACAAGCATTGAGGATC ATATCTTCTGTGAGTTCAAGAACACAGGCACAAAGTACAAGAACAGGGTACGGAGCCGTGCTGCTAACCTGAAGGACCCGCGGAACCCTGAGCTGAGGAGGAGACTGATACAGGGAGAGATCACACCTCAGCAGATGGCCACCATGTCAGCACAG GAGATGGCCTCAGATGAAGTGAAGAAGTTTCGCAGACAGGTGTCAGAGGAGTCCATCCAGAGACGACAGGTTCCCCACGCTGATGGGACCATGACAGACATGTTCAAGTGTGAGAACTGTGGGCGGGAGAACTGCTGCTACAACCAG TATCGAGGCTTCTCGGCAGATGGCCCCATTGCATCACCATTTGTCTTCTGTATGGACTGTGGCAACAGATGGAAG TTTTTCTGa
- the LOC118413269 gene encoding uncharacterized protein LOC118413269, with protein MTALRRRRELLPLLGRPVTAPETFTETTFLLEGNFLLSIPSLLHAPKVQEVTVPPSSLPEIIPIEALDQNAAGEGENSPRKTFPQPSETFRRVQALLPTIYPTTVNISQGVQNNNTDCNIENDRNDDCEQPSSSTDQETSDFEDEAQKQDSHTPQLPWLYSESEDTFEPDVGRKVVSASSLVRRSTDSDIQSTLPLLLRRRKSYDQLRPKSCLHKRWRMLGDGQKRTHGKIKVNSLLTKLPDVEIHVDEYIFLSCRDVLSVHSDFFKAMFSSGMRESLEGRVTLHGPLASMFKVLYDYMHGEGLQLTGDNAQKVFETADFLQMTEAVELCIDYIQDNLDTKNCLDALQLGEIYSATRIRSVVYSFIDDEFVEKFMKITPFEFDG; from the coding sequence ATGACCGCACTAAGGAGAAGACGGGAACTCCTCCCCCTGCTGGGGAGGCCAGTAACAGCCCCGGAAACCTTCACAGAAACAACTTTTCTTCTTGAGGGAAACTTTCTCTTATCTATTCCCTCCCTTCTGCATGCCCCAAAAGTGCAGGAAGTGACAGTGCCACCATCTAGTCTTCCAGAAATCATTCCTATAGAAGCCTTAGATCAGAACGCGGCAGGGGAAGGGGAAAACTCGCCCAGGAAAACCTTTCCACAGCCGTCTGAAACCTTCCGCCGTGTCCAGGCATTGTTGCCCACGATCTATCCTACAACAGTGAACATTTCACAGGgtgtacaaaacaacaacacagactGTAACATTGAAAACGACAGAAATGATGATTGTGAACAACCATCAAGCTCAACGGACCAAGAAACCTCCGACTTTGAAGACGAAGCCCAGAAACAAGACAGCCACACACCACAACTTCCCTGGCTGTACAGTGAGAGTGAGGATACTTTTGAACCAGATGTGGGGAGAAAAGTAGTTTCTGCCAGTAGCTTGGTTCGTAGAAGTACAGACTCTGACATCCAATCCACCCTGCCCCTTCTCTTGAGGAGACGCAAAAGCTACGACCAGTTACGACCAAAGTCCTGCCTACACAAAAGATGGCGGATGCTCGGCGATGGACAGAAGAGAACTCATGGAAAGATTAAAGTCAACTCACTGCTAACCAAACTACCGGATGTTGAAATCCATGTCGATGAGTACATCTTTCTGTCGTGTAGAGACGTCCTGTCAGTGCACAGTGACTTTTTCAAGGCCATGTTTTCGTCAGGAATGCGTGAGAGCCTTGAAGGCAGAGTTACCCTCCATGGCCCCCTGGCTTCCATGTTCAAGGTGTTGTACGATTACATGCATGGTGAGGGACTGCAGTTGACAGGAGACAATGCCCAGAAAGTGTTTGAAACAGCTGATTTTCTGCAGATGACCGAAGCAGTGGAGTTGTGCATAGACTACATTCAGGACAACCTGGACACTAAGAACTGTCTGGATGCCCTGCAGCTGGGGGAGATCTACTCTGCCACTAGGATCAGGAGTGTGGTCTACTCTTTCATAGATGACGAGTTCGTAGAAAAGTTCATGAAGATAACACCATTTGAGTTTGATGGGTGA